From Shewanella yunxiaonensis, the proteins below share one genomic window:
- the gluQRS gene encoding tRNA glutamyl-Q(34) synthetase GluQRS, with product MNITTRPAYVGRFAPSPSGPLHFGSLIAALGSYLRARACNGKWLLRIEDIDPPREVEGAADDIRRTLELYGLHWDDKVLYQSQRFNAYQQCIDQLLAKGDAYFCQCSRKQIQEEMHGIYDGRCRNRKLSEGAVRLYNQQKIARFDDLLLGNVQVDGAFASEDFAIQRSDGLYAYQLAVVLDDAYQGVTEIVRGADLLEASCRQLSLYCQLGLPLPQFMHLPLACLKQGFKLSKQNHAQALDKRHPHVALQQALLFLGQPAVIADDPTKMLAQAVSQFDLSRIPRQTEILIGR from the coding sequence ATGAATATCACCACCAGACCGGCCTACGTCGGGCGTTTCGCGCCATCCCCATCCGGTCCCCTGCATTTTGGTTCTCTGATTGCCGCACTCGGTAGCTATCTGCGTGCCCGCGCGTGTAATGGCAAATGGTTGCTGCGCATTGAAGATATCGATCCCCCACGAGAGGTTGAAGGTGCGGCTGACGACATCCGTCGAACCTTGGAACTATATGGTCTGCACTGGGATGACAAAGTGTTGTACCAGAGTCAGCGCTTTAATGCTTATCAGCAGTGTATTGATCAATTGTTAGCTAAGGGTGATGCCTATTTTTGCCAATGTAGCCGTAAGCAAATTCAGGAAGAGATGCACGGTATCTATGATGGCCGCTGCCGCAATCGCAAACTCAGCGAAGGCGCAGTCCGTCTTTATAACCAACAAAAGATAGCTCGCTTTGACGATCTGCTGTTAGGAAATGTACAAGTAGACGGCGCCTTTGCGAGTGAAGATTTTGCGATTCAGCGCAGCGATGGTTTATACGCCTACCAGCTCGCCGTCGTACTGGATGACGCCTATCAGGGCGTAACCGAAATTGTGCGCGGCGCCGATCTATTGGAGGCCAGCTGTCGGCAGCTCAGCCTCTACTGCCAACTCGGATTGCCATTACCACAGTTTATGCATCTGCCATTAGCGTGCTTAAAACAGGGATTTAAGCTGTCCAAGCAAAATCACGCACAAGCATTGGATAAACGCCATCCACATGTTGCATTGCAGCAAGCGCTGTTATTTCTCGGGCAACCTGCAGTAATTGCAGATGACCCCACCAAAATGCTGGCACAAGCCGTCAGTCAGTTTGATTTAAGTCGGATCCCGAGACAAACCGAGATCCTCATTGGCCGCTGA
- the pcnB gene encoding polynucleotide adenylyltransferase PcnB encodes MVPRDGHSISRKQISENALKVLYRLHKSGYQAYLVGGGVRDLLLGLEPKDFDVVTNATPEEIKKLFRNCRLVGRRFRLAHIVFGRDVIEVATFRGHHGESSENISKVNAAGRLLRDNVYGDIDQDAERRDFTVNALYYSIDDYSIRSYGGGLQDLRNRTLRLIGDPETRYREDPVRMLRAVRFAGKLGMQIDAHTAAPIKSLALLLKDIPAARMYEEVLKLFFAGKAGQNLRLMREYHLFEPLFPLVEAQLKDNPKGPAMRMVTEVMHNTDARINEDKPVTPAYFFAALLWYPLQARAQDIASESGLTSYDAFYAAMGDVLEQQCQSISIPRRFSTPARDIWQLQLRFERSKGGRAFKLLEHPKFRAAYDLLLMRANAEGGNLAKLASWWQQFVDADDEQRQELASSGNKSSHRNRNASQRRRRPRRDQASASTEVTD; translated from the coding sequence ATCGTCCCTCGCGATGGTCACAGCATCTCTCGTAAGCAAATTAGCGAAAATGCGCTGAAAGTGCTTTATCGCCTGCACAAATCTGGCTACCAGGCTTATCTGGTGGGCGGCGGTGTGCGTGATCTGCTGTTGGGCCTGGAACCTAAAGATTTTGATGTGGTGACGAATGCCACGCCAGAAGAAATCAAAAAGCTGTTCCGTAACTGTCGTCTGGTCGGACGCAGATTTCGACTGGCGCATATTGTGTTCGGTCGTGACGTCATTGAAGTGGCTACTTTCCGTGGTCATCACGGTGAGAGTAGCGAAAACATCTCCAAAGTTAATGCTGCTGGCAGACTCCTGCGGGATAACGTCTATGGTGACATTGACCAGGATGCCGAACGGCGCGATTTCACCGTTAATGCACTGTACTACAGCATTGATGATTACAGCATCCGCAGTTATGGCGGTGGTTTGCAGGATTTACGTAATCGCACCTTGCGGCTAATTGGCGATCCCGAAACCCGTTACCGCGAAGATCCAGTGCGGATGCTGCGTGCGGTACGTTTTGCCGGGAAATTGGGGATGCAGATTGATGCACACACTGCCGCACCCATCAAATCATTGGCTTTACTGCTAAAAGATATTCCGGCTGCGCGTATGTATGAAGAGGTGCTGAAACTGTTCTTCGCTGGTAAGGCGGGCCAGAATCTGCGACTGATGCGCGAATACCACCTGTTTGAACCGCTATTCCCGTTGGTAGAAGCACAGTTAAAGGACAATCCGAAAGGACCCGCAATGCGCATGGTGACAGAGGTGATGCACAACACCGATGCCCGCATCAACGAAGATAAGCCAGTGACGCCCGCCTATTTCTTTGCCGCATTGTTGTGGTATCCACTGCAGGCAAGGGCTCAGGATATCGCATCAGAAAGTGGCTTAACTAGCTACGATGCGTTTTATGCCGCCATGGGCGACGTGTTAGAGCAGCAGTGCCAGAGCATCAGCATCCCTCGCCGGTTCAGTACACCCGCGCGTGATATCTGGCAATTACAGTTGCGGTTCGAACGTTCTAAGGGCGGTCGGGCATTTAAACTGCTGGAGCACCCCAAATTCCGTGCCGCTTACGACCTGTTATTGATGCGCGCCAATGCTGAAGGCGGCAATCTGGCGAAACTCGCCAGTTGGTGGCAGCAGTTTGTGGATGCCGATGACGAACAGCGTCAGGAACTGGCTAGCAGTGGTAATAAAAGCAGTCATCGCAACCGCAATGCCAGTCAACGGCGACGGCGTCCACGCCGTGATCAAGCCAGTGCCAGCACCGAGGTGACCGACTAG
- a CDS encoding GNAT family N-acetyltransferase produces the protein MPIRAAKVHDAEALWELRNQAILAGCRGYYPAAVLSRWTDGAMPQGFAQMVAGEFYLLQLQQEIVACGMLDVTNHKVEALFVKPDTMGKGYGRQMLNHLEQQAFALNIRKLVLESSLNAVTFYQRCGWRSLGHARYHSPKGITLDCMRMEKRL, from the coding sequence ATGCCGATCCGTGCAGCAAAAGTACATGATGCTGAAGCTTTGTGGGAGTTGCGTAATCAAGCAATTCTGGCAGGCTGCCGAGGATATTACCCCGCCGCTGTGTTATCGCGCTGGACTGATGGTGCAATGCCCCAAGGGTTTGCACAGATGGTGGCTGGCGAGTTTTATCTGCTGCAGCTGCAACAAGAGATTGTAGCGTGCGGTATGCTGGACGTGACAAACCATAAAGTTGAAGCGCTGTTTGTCAAACCCGATACCATGGGCAAAGGTTATGGTCGACAGATGCTGAACCATCTGGAACAACAGGCGTTTGCGCTAAATATACGCAAATTAGTACTGGAGTCCTCGCTGAACGCTGTGACCTTTTACCAACGCTGTGGCTGGCGGTCACTGGGTCATGCTCGCTACCACTCTCCGAAAGGAATTACGCTGGATTGCATGCGGATGGAGAAAAGGCTGTAA
- the folK gene encoding 2-amino-4-hydroxy-6-hydroxymethyldihydropteridine diphosphokinase, whose translation MPLVYVALGANLAQPQQQLDSACRKLTALATDHQLRVSSYYRSTPMGEVPQPDYVNAVASFNTDLKPLALLEALQAIELQQGRTREVRWGPRTLDLDLLLYGDEIIDLPRLKVPHYGLKQRAFVLVPLAELSPRLQLPCGTLVSNLIDDTMRNALQRLPSS comes from the coding sequence ATGCCATTGGTGTATGTCGCGTTAGGCGCTAATCTGGCGCAGCCACAACAGCAGCTAGATAGCGCTTGCCGCAAGTTAACGGCTTTAGCGACAGACCATCAGCTCCGCGTGTCCTCATACTATCGCAGCACTCCTATGGGTGAGGTGCCGCAGCCAGACTATGTCAACGCAGTCGCAAGCTTCAATACTGACCTCAAACCACTGGCATTATTGGAAGCGTTGCAGGCTATCGAATTGCAACAGGGGCGCACCCGCGAGGTTCGTTGGGGTCCAAGAACGCTGGATCTGGATCTGCTCCTTTATGGTGACGAAATTATCGACTTACCCAGACTGAAAGTTCCTCATTACGGCCTTAAACAGCGGGCTTTTGTGCTGGTGCCACTGGCAGAACTTTCCCCCCGCTTACAACTGCCTTGTGGTACATTAGTCAGTAATTTAATCGATGACACTATGCGCAATGCATTGCAGCGGTTGCCATCGAGCTGA
- the thpR gene encoding RNA 2',3'-cyclic phosphodiesterase, giving the protein MTTAAPQRLFLGFAIERQQLQQLITLQQTCLAVCHGARRVAADNLHMTLVFLGQTTAPVKQQLLFEVPKLPLKRFSVALSQLQLWPKPKILCLTGNAEAPLITLANAAADLSETLGLTPKEHSYRPHITLLRKAKRLQHPVVPDALQLSPTTLNLYHSVSTTTGVEYRILQRWPLI; this is encoded by the coding sequence TTGACCACGGCAGCACCACAACGGTTATTTTTAGGATTTGCTATTGAACGCCAACAACTGCAGCAGTTAATTACCTTACAGCAAACGTGCTTAGCCGTATGTCATGGTGCACGGCGGGTCGCTGCCGACAACTTACATATGACACTGGTGTTCCTCGGCCAGACAACGGCACCAGTCAAACAACAGTTATTGTTTGAAGTGCCTAAATTGCCGTTAAAGCGATTTAGTGTCGCGCTTTCACAACTACAACTCTGGCCCAAACCGAAAATTTTATGTTTAACCGGTAACGCCGAGGCCCCCCTGATAACGCTGGCCAATGCCGCAGCCGATTTGTCAGAAACGCTGGGACTGACGCCCAAAGAACACAGTTACCGACCACATATTACCTTATTGAGAAAAGCGAAACGTTTACAGCATCCTGTTGTACCTGATGCACTACAGCTGTCGCCGACGACCTTAAATCTCTACCACTCTGTCAGTACCACCACGGGCGTCGAGTACCGGATCTTACAGCGTTGGCCACTTATTTGA
- the pepB gene encoding aminopeptidase PepB produces the protein MDQVMKVVLTDQAAAAVWGKADLSFAGDGALIHRSEDMPLRSVQKAARKLRNQGVSNVQLEGPLWDVNSQWAFHQGFVTAKGGHTIAWTGDEAQLQELALRASCSNYARQLINETPENLSPVKLALAAAAWLQQLGGARINYRITEGEELLAQQWAGIYAVGRGSERAPALLELDYNPAGPDAPVAVALVGKGITFDSGGYSLKSSQGMLGMKADMGGAATVTAALGLAIQRGLNKRVKLYLCCAENLVSGHAYKLGDIITYKNGTTVEVVNTDAEGRLVLADGLQAATEAKAGLIIDAATLTGAAVMAVSSNYNAIFSPQKAVLQLAAEKAESVAEHVWPLPLDPWHKEMCPSAYADTANSRPVKGGGAGGASNAAAFLWRFVGKDIPWLHIDLAAAFEDDAGSLWAAGATTHGMLTIAEMLMD, from the coding sequence ATGGATCAAGTAATGAAGGTGGTACTGACTGATCAGGCCGCCGCAGCCGTTTGGGGAAAGGCTGATTTGAGTTTTGCTGGCGATGGCGCACTCATCCACCGGTCAGAAGATATGCCGTTACGCAGTGTGCAGAAGGCTGCCCGCAAGTTGCGTAATCAGGGCGTGAGCAACGTACAACTGGAAGGCCCGTTATGGGATGTGAATAGCCAATGGGCATTTCATCAGGGGTTTGTGACTGCCAAGGGCGGACATACTATTGCTTGGACGGGGGATGAAGCCCAGCTACAGGAACTGGCGCTGCGTGCCAGCTGCAGTAATTACGCGCGACAGTTAATTAATGAAACACCTGAAAACCTCTCACCGGTAAAACTCGCGCTGGCGGCCGCAGCATGGTTGCAGCAGCTAGGTGGCGCGCGCATTAACTATCGTATTACCGAAGGCGAAGAGCTGCTGGCACAGCAATGGGCCGGTATTTATGCCGTTGGCCGTGGTAGCGAACGAGCGCCAGCACTGTTGGAATTGGACTACAACCCAGCTGGTCCAGATGCACCGGTGGCGGTGGCATTGGTCGGCAAGGGCATTACGTTTGATTCCGGTGGTTACAGCCTGAAAAGTTCTCAGGGTATGCTCGGCATGAAAGCTGATATGGGGGGCGCTGCCACCGTAACCGCCGCCTTGGGATTAGCCATTCAACGCGGCCTGAACAAACGGGTTAAACTGTATCTATGCTGTGCTGAAAACCTCGTAAGTGGTCATGCCTATAAACTCGGGGATATTATTACCTACAAAAATGGCACTACGGTTGAAGTGGTGAACACTGATGCGGAAGGTCGCTTGGTGCTGGCTGATGGTTTGCAGGCGGCTACTGAAGCTAAAGCTGGGCTTATCATTGATGCTGCCACACTGACCGGTGCCGCGGTAATGGCGGTCAGCAGCAACTACAATGCAATCTTTTCGCCGCAGAAAGCGGTATTGCAGCTGGCGGCAGAAAAGGCTGAAAGTGTCGCTGAACATGTATGGCCACTGCCATTAGATCCTTGGCACAAAGAGATGTGTCCGTCCGCGTATGCTGATACTGCCAATAGCCGCCCGGTAAAAGGTGGTGGCGCCGGTGGTGCATCGAATGCCGCAGCCTTTTTGTGGCGCTTTGTCGGAAAGGATATTCCATGGTTACACATCGACCTTGCCGCAGCATTTGAAGATGATGCCGGTTCTTTGTGGGCAGCCGGCGCAACTACTCATGGCATGCTCACCATCGCCGAGATGTTGATGGACTAA
- the dksA gene encoding RNA polymerase-binding protein DksA, which yields MPEGTKTLGVLAIAGLSPYQEQPGEEYMNPKQLAHFKAILEAWRKQLRHEVDRTVTHMQDEAANFPDPVDRAAQEEEFSLELRARDRERKLIKKIEKTLKKIEDDDFGFCESCGVEIGIRRLEARPTADLCIDCKTLAEIKEKQMAG from the coding sequence ATGCCTGAAGGCACTAAAACACTTGGTGTACTCGCTATCGCTGGTCTGAGTCCTTATCAGGAACAACCTGGTGAGGAGTACATGAACCCTAAACAGTTGGCGCACTTTAAAGCCATTCTGGAAGCCTGGCGTAAACAGTTGCGTCACGAAGTTGATCGTACCGTAACGCACATGCAGGACGAAGCAGCTAACTTTCCTGATCCGGTAGACCGTGCCGCCCAGGAAGAAGAGTTCAGTTTGGAACTGCGTGCTCGTGACCGTGAACGTAAGCTGATCAAAAAGATTGAAAAAACACTGAAAAAAATCGAAGACGATGATTTCGGTTTTTGTGAATCCTGTGGTGTAGAGATTGGTATCCGTCGTCTGGAAGCCCGTCCTACCGCTGATCTGTGTATCGACTGTAAGACGCTCGCTGAAATTAAAGAAAAACAGATGGCAGGTTAA
- the hrpB gene encoding ATP-dependent helicase HrpB, with the protein MDALPIQSLLPQVRQALISSNQLIIEAPTGAGKSTALPFAMLDWPEINGRILMLEPRRVAARSIAAYLARNRQQSLGQDIGFRVRGDTRVGSNTKLEIITEGILTRMIQQDPTLEGVAVVIFDEIHERHLTTDLGLALALEVQASLRDDLKIVAMSATLQGLDFTKLMPQAMHLCSDGRSFPVSISYSAPPTNLRDSNTMPSWLSHMGKVILAMFNDAATLGVSEPQQRGSLLAFLPGRAEILKLQDYLASRLPQDVTLHPLYGELPAELQDAAIAPPTRGQRKLVLSTNVAESSLTIEGITMVVDSGYRRQASFNPRTGVTRLGLKRISQASAQQRAGRAGRLSAGFCLRLWPQEEQGRLAAADDPEILSGDLLPVVLEAANWGVKSLAELPLLTQPNPGNEAVAWELLAALELVDETHKLTAHGRAAYQFGASPRLAHMMVKAQLMTRGSDDQQLLGLACLLAALLAGRASGGPGCDVLDKLPSLLRGPDNHQVKQWLTRCQLRESPAHYLKAANNYDVALLLALAYPDRIARARGQAGFLLANGTGVTVDSQDALASAEWLVVADFQEQEGRSSGRAYLAAMLPPALLTTELAFLCHWQEEAGWDDAKARFSAERQLRLGKLILKREALPKVDKQLKRQALLTVIRQRGLNLLNLDDRVRQLQFRLTLAQSEDPTLFPDCSDSALLDSLDAWLGPYLDDISQLKQLAELDIYGLLLNRLSWAARQQLEEWLPGHWPMATGTHAPIRYDDSGRALLSVRLQEALGMSDSPKLLKGKLSVTMELLSPAQRPLALTADLASFWRGPYEEVKKEMRGRYPKHLWPDDPANTLPTKYTKKRMGTMSS; encoded by the coding sequence TTGGACGCGTTACCTATTCAATCTCTGTTACCGCAAGTGCGGCAGGCATTGATCTCAAGCAATCAGCTTATTATTGAAGCCCCAACCGGTGCCGGTAAATCTACGGCGTTGCCGTTTGCCATGCTTGATTGGCCAGAAATTAATGGCCGAATTTTGATGCTGGAGCCGCGCCGGGTTGCCGCCCGCAGTATCGCGGCTTATCTGGCGCGTAATCGCCAGCAATCGCTTGGTCAAGATATCGGTTTTCGCGTCCGTGGTGACACGCGTGTTGGCAGCAACACTAAGCTGGAGATCATTACTGAAGGCATTTTGACGCGAATGATCCAGCAGGACCCCACGCTTGAGGGGGTCGCGGTAGTGATCTTTGATGAAATCCATGAACGGCATCTCACTACCGATCTTGGTCTAGCACTGGCGCTGGAAGTGCAGGCTTCACTCCGGGACGACCTCAAAATAGTGGCGATGTCCGCCACCCTGCAAGGGCTGGATTTTACCAAGTTAATGCCACAGGCGATGCACCTTTGCAGTGACGGGCGGAGTTTCCCTGTCAGCATAAGCTATAGTGCTCCACCGACAAATCTGCGCGATAGCAACACTATGCCCTCTTGGCTCAGTCATATGGGAAAGGTCATTCTTGCGATGTTCAATGACGCCGCAACATTGGGTGTCAGTGAGCCACAGCAGCGCGGTTCGTTGCTGGCCTTTTTACCGGGACGAGCCGAAATTTTGAAATTACAGGATTATCTCGCGTCCAGACTGCCACAAGATGTCACCCTTCACCCGCTTTACGGTGAGTTACCGGCAGAATTGCAGGATGCGGCGATTGCACCGCCAACGCGAGGACAACGCAAGCTGGTGTTATCGACCAACGTGGCGGAATCGAGTCTCACCATCGAAGGGATCACTATGGTGGTCGACAGTGGCTATCGTCGGCAAGCGAGTTTCAATCCGCGTACCGGTGTGACCCGCCTTGGACTGAAGCGTATCAGTCAGGCATCAGCGCAGCAGCGTGCTGGTCGTGCCGGTCGTCTCAGTGCTGGCTTTTGTTTGCGGTTATGGCCACAGGAAGAACAAGGGCGTTTGGCTGCGGCCGATGATCCGGAAATTCTTAGCGGAGATTTGCTACCGGTAGTGCTGGAAGCTGCAAACTGGGGCGTGAAATCTTTAGCCGAATTACCGTTGTTGACCCAGCCAAATCCCGGTAATGAAGCGGTTGCCTGGGAATTATTAGCCGCACTGGAGTTGGTCGATGAAACGCATAAGCTGACGGCACATGGCCGGGCAGCGTATCAATTTGGCGCGTCACCACGGCTGGCACACATGATGGTAAAAGCCCAGCTAATGACACGTGGCAGTGATGACCAACAGTTATTGGGCTTGGCCTGTTTATTGGCCGCATTACTAGCGGGGCGCGCCAGCGGTGGCCCGGGTTGTGATGTATTGGATAAGCTACCATCACTGCTTCGCGGACCAGACAATCATCAGGTCAAGCAATGGCTAACTCGCTGTCAGCTACGCGAGTCTCCAGCGCATTACCTCAAGGCTGCCAACAATTATGATGTCGCGTTATTGCTGGCACTGGCTTATCCCGACAGAATCGCCAGAGCTCGTGGTCAGGCAGGGTTTTTACTGGCGAATGGCACCGGGGTAACGGTGGACAGTCAGGATGCACTCGCTAGTGCCGAGTGGTTGGTCGTCGCCGATTTTCAGGAACAAGAGGGACGTAGCAGCGGACGGGCATATCTTGCCGCGATGTTGCCGCCGGCGCTGCTAACAACGGAACTGGCTTTTTTGTGCCATTGGCAAGAAGAAGCCGGCTGGGATGATGCTAAAGCCCGTTTCTCTGCGGAGCGGCAATTACGGCTCGGCAAATTAATTTTGAAACGTGAAGCGTTACCCAAAGTTGATAAGCAACTAAAAAGGCAGGCATTGCTGACTGTGATCCGCCAGCGGGGGCTGAATTTGCTGAATCTCGACGATCGGGTGAGACAGTTACAGTTCAGGTTAACCCTTGCACAATCTGAAGATCCAACGCTGTTCCCGGATTGTAGTGACAGCGCGCTATTAGATTCGTTAGACGCGTGGTTAGGACCGTATCTGGATGACATCTCACAACTTAAGCAGTTGGCGGAGTTGGATATTTATGGGTTACTGTTGAACCGATTATCCTGGGCTGCTCGGCAGCAGCTAGAGGAATGGTTGCCAGGACATTGGCCGATGGCAACCGGTACCCATGCACCAATTCGCTATGATGATAGCGGTCGTGCGTTGCTGAGTGTGCGTTTACAGGAAGCGCTAGGGATGTCAGACAGTCCAAAACTGCTTAAGGGGAAACTGTCCGTGACCATGGAGTTATTATCTCCGGCACAACGACCGCTGGCATTGACCGCTGATCTCGCCAGTTTCTGGCGTGGTCCGTATGAAGAGGTCAAAAAAGAGATGCGGGGTCGTTATCCTAAGCATTTATGGCCAGACGATCCGGCAAATACCCTGCCGACGAAATACACCAAGAAAAGAATGGGGACTATGTCGTCCTGA
- the sfsA gene encoding DNA/RNA nuclease SfsA, with protein MKFSPPLQQATLVKRYKRFLADVQLPDGQQITLHCPNTGSMKNCQFPGGSVWYSLSANPKRKYPGTWELIKNPDGQLIGVNTGRANELAEEGIRSGVISELQGYACLRREVPYGEENSRIDIFLSDGEKPDCYVEVKNTTLLEGDCGYFPDAVTVRGQKHVRELMSVVEKGYRGVLLFLVQHTGIKKVTAARHIDPDYADLLAQAQTLGVEVLVYATSLSSQEFCVERQLPFLD; from the coding sequence ATGAAGTTCAGCCCGCCACTACAACAGGCTACACTTGTAAAACGTTACAAACGTTTTTTAGCCGATGTGCAGTTGCCTGATGGACAACAGATAACGCTGCACTGTCCCAATACCGGCTCGATGAAAAACTGCCAGTTTCCCGGGGGCTCTGTTTGGTACTCATTATCAGCAAATCCCAAACGCAAATATCCTGGCACCTGGGAATTGATAAAGAACCCGGATGGGCAGCTGATAGGTGTCAATACCGGCAGAGCGAATGAGCTGGCAGAGGAAGGGATCCGCAGCGGTGTTATCAGTGAACTACAGGGCTATGCTTGTCTGCGTCGAGAAGTCCCTTATGGCGAGGAAAATAGTCGAATTGACATTTTTCTCAGTGATGGTGAAAAGCCAGACTGCTATGTCGAAGTTAAAAATACGACACTGCTGGAAGGCGATTGTGGTTATTTTCCAGACGCAGTCACCGTTCGGGGTCAAAAACATGTAAGAGAATTGATGTCAGTAGTAGAAAAAGGGTATCGGGGAGTGCTACTGTTCCTCGTCCAGCATACAGGCATCAAAAAAGTCACCGCAGCACGGCATATTGACCCGGATTATGCGGACTTGCTTGCTCAGGCACAGACTTTGGGTGTTGAAGTGCTAGTGTACGCTACTTCCCTGAGCTCGCAGGAGTTTTGTGTAGAAAGGCAGTTACCGTTTCTGGATTAA